The following nucleotide sequence is from Kiritimatiella glycovorans.
TGACGGTCGACGATCTGACCGTCGCCGATCTGCCCTACGCGCCGCCGTTCTCCCCTGCGGTCGACAACCTGATCGCCTGTGCGCACACTCTGCAGAACAAGATGGCGGGGTTCATGGACGGGATCTCCTGCCGCGAGGTGAAGGAGAAGGTCGATCGGGGCGACGAGGCCTTCATCCTGGATACACGCGGGCCGGACGAATACGAGCTGATGCGGCTTGGTATCGGGGAAGTTCTGATTCCGCTCGGCGCGCTCCGCGGCCGCATGGACGAGCTTCCGGCGGACAAGGATCACGAGATCATCTGCTTCTGCAAAATCTCGCTGCGCGGATACGAGGCGGCCCGGTTGCTGCAGGCCCACGGCTGGACGAAGGTCAAGGTGATGGAGGGCGGTGTGATGGCCTGGCCCTTCGCGCGGGAGAAGTGAGCGCGGCCCGGACCGCCATTCAGAACGGCTTGAATACCGAGTCGTCCTCCGGCCCGAACCAGCCCAGGGCATGTTCGCGGTGGGCCCCGCCGGAAAGGTCGTTCATGCGTTCCCCGGTGATGTGCCCGTCGCACCAGAGCACATGGGCCCGGCCCGCGTGGCGAAAATGGATCGAGGGCTGAAGACTCACCCCGAAGGTGGGTTCGCGGCTCGGTTCGGCGAAGGAGTACTCGATCAGCTCGCCCTGTTTGAGGAAGGCGCAGTCGGCGAACATCAGGGTAGACGCCGGTTCCCGTATCGCATGGGGCGGCATGCCGCGCGCCCAGGGCTCCGCCTCGAAGTCGTAAAACCCGTTTGAACTCAGAAAATACCGCGAGCCGACGCCGTATTGATTATAGCCGTACCCCCCGCCCCCCGACTCAAAGCTCGGATTCCACTGTCCTTCGGCCCGGTGTCCTTCGAACGACGGGCAATCGCGGACCACGCCCCCCTGGCCGAGATACGGCGCCAGCGGTCCGCGGCCCGGAATGAAATCGCTATTGCGGTTCGGACGCCACCCGTGCCAGCGCCAGCAGTCGCCGTGCTCGCCCCACATGTCCGCGGCGGCGGGGACATAAGACTGGTGGTCGGCGGCGTACATGGCATTCGCCGAATACAGGACCCGCAGGTTGGCCTGACAGCGCGAGCTTCGGGCGTATTCGAGCAGCCGTGCTGCGGCGGGGCCGAGCAGCGTGATCAGCAGAATCACAAGCGTCAGTACCACCAGCAGTTCAATGAGCGTGAAGCCCCTTGAGGTATCGCGATTCATAAGATCAGGGAATCCCGATCTGAACCCGGTAATAGACCGGGGGTCCGGATTCCGGCAGCGCGATCTCCGCCGGTTCGCCCGTTCCATAACAGCGGACGGTTTCGGACCAGTCGTTCAGATCGGTACTGCCGTAGATGATGTATTCGCGGTAGCGCATCGTGTCAAAGAGGAGCGTCCCCGCGGTGCCGTCACGGGTCCAGCCGGAGACGCGGAAGAGCGTGGGCGTCGGGTTGGTCGGCGAGGTTCCCGCCACGTACTCTTGCCACGCGGCCCAGCCGTCATGATCCGTATCGGACGCCGCGGCGGTCTCCCGATCGCCGTCCAGCCCGTTCTCGTCGAGCCACGCCACCGGAACGCCGTTCGACGTCGCCGCGCCTTCGCAGGCGAAGTGGGCAACGAGGGCCATGTCGTTGCTGACGGTGACCGAACAGAGCGCGTTCGAAGGATCGGCCCCACCCGGCAGATCACCGCTCCAGTGTGAGAAGCGCGCGTAGGGCCCCGCCGACGCCGTGAGCGCCACAACCGACCCGTAGGCGTGGGATCCTCCGCCGGGCGTGACCTCGCCCGCGCCCTCGATCGCGACGGTCAATCGATGCCGGTCGGGCGCGAAGTCCGCCTCGAGGGTGTGGGTGTCGCCGACGACGTTCGTAAAGGTGTACGCGGTCAGATTCGTCCCGAACGAAACCCCGTCGACGCGCAGGTCTTCGAGATGGTAATGCGGGTCGGGCTGAATGGAGAACGCCCGGTCCGCGCCGTTCGAGACGGCGACTTTGCCCGCCGGCACCCCATAGGGATGGATATAACCGCCCTTGTTGAAAGTGACCGCGATGTGGTGCCAGCCCCGGGCGTGGATGGCCCCCACCGCATCAAGATCGAATCCCCCCGATCCCCAGGTATGCCAGGCATCGTATACGGGATGATGGCCGGGGTAGGGATTTCCGGTTTCGGGATCCGTCAGCGAAGAGGCTTCATCATAAAAATCACCGGATCCAGGGATATCGACGATTCGTATATGGGTGATCGCGTTCAAATCGATCGTGGCCCCATAAGTCGTGGTGATCACGCCATCGGAATAGGATGCACAGGCGGCACTGTTGGTCAGACTCGACAGGTCGAAGGGGGTTCCCCAGCTCTTATCGTAGGCGTTGCCGTGTTTGCCCGCGAGGTTGTACACGTTCTGACCCTGGAGTCCTCCGTATTCCCCTACGGGAGAGGAGGTCAGCGAGACGCTGGGAAAGCGCAGGAAATCGACGCCGTCCGACGAAACCTCCACATAGGCAAGCTCGGCAAAAAACGCGGCATTGGAGATGTTGACGAAGCCGTTTTCAAAGACCGCGAAATCCTGTCCCTCTCCGTCGAAGATCGGGGCATCGAAGAGCAGCACGATCGACCCCGGGGGATCGCCCGCATTGATCGCCTCCTGATCGAGATCCCCCAGGGAGACCACCTCGACGGGATTAGCGTGATCTCCGGAAACGGGGCCTTCAGCCGCGGAGGGATTCGAAAACCCCTCCCCGCCGTCGCAACGATAATAATGGGTAGCCGCCGAACACCAGCCCGCAAAGGCGGCGTTGACGTAGTTATGGGTGTTCGCGCCGTTAAGATTTGCCGCGCCATCGCCATCGATTCCGACAAAGCCGGGCACCCCCGGATCGATCGGAGGAGTGTCTCCGGGACCCTTTGTGCCGAGGGGATAGGAATAGGGGCCGGCCACGCTTTCCGCTGCGGCACAAGAAAGCAGTGCGATCAGAAGAAGGGCGAGCGGCGTTTTTGAGGATCGGTTCATCATGGAGCAGGGGCTTCGCGGGGCGCTCCCTGAAAGAAGCGCCCCGCGAGGTTGATGCGCTGGATCAGCGTCGGAGGATGTTATCGAAGGCGAGCAGAACCGTCCCCAACGGATCCACCGTATGCATCTTCCGGACGAACCGGTCCATCCCCAACGGATCCACCGTATGCATCTTCCGGACGAACCGGTCCATGCGTTCCATCCACGCGGTGGCTTCCACGCGCGGACGCTCCGTGATTCCGGCCGTCGCGGGGACGAGCCCGGAGGTGGCGGAGTGGCCGGCCATCACGCGTCGCGCACGGGCAAAGCGGCGCCGGCGCAGGGCGAGAATCCCGCCCATGCCCGGAAGCAGGAGCAGCATGGTCGCCGGTTCAGGCACCGCACCCACCTCGGCAAAGCCGTACATCACGTCAACACCGGGATCCGAGCCATCCGCGCTGGCGAACCCTACGTAATTCGACCCGCCATACGAAAACGTATCCGCAAGATACGCGGTCGTGTCATACCCGGGGGTCCAGGTGTAGAAGCTTTCGCTGTCCTGGTCATAGCACTTCAGGCCGGTATGGCCCCAGCCCGCGCCCCAGAGCACCCCGTCGGCATCAACGGCCAGCGAACCGATATCGCCGCCCAGGCCGAAATCGCAAATCAGTTCCCCGTCCGTGATCTCCAGTGCATCGCCGCTGATGGCTCCGCTGATCTGTGCGGCCGTGAACTTGTAGACCCGTCCGTCATCATTATCGCCCACATAGAGGTTCCCGAGGCTGTCTTTGGTGAACCCGCAGCTGTATTGGGAGTAGTCGTTAATGATGACCTTACTGGTCGAACCATCCAGCGCGACATACATCAGGTTGTTGCTGAACCCGCCAAATCCGTTGGTGTATTCGTTGCCGTTGGCGCCGGCGATG
It contains:
- a CDS encoding prepilin-type N-terminal cleavage/methylation domain-containing protein, producing MNRDTSRGFTLIELLVVLTLVILLITLLGPAAARLLEYARSSRCQANLRVLYSANAMYAADHQSYVPAAADMWGEHGDCWRWHGWRPNRNSDFIPGRGPLAPYLGQGGVVRDCPSFEGHRAEGQWNPSFESGGGGYGYNQYGVGSRYFLSSNGFYDFEAEPWARGMPPHAIREPASTLMFADCAFLKQGELIEYSFAEPSREPTFGVSLQPSIHFRHAGRAHVLWCDGHITGERMNDLSGGAHREHALGWFGPEDDSVFKPF
- a CDS encoding InlB B-repeat-containing protein, encoding MMNRSSKTPLALLLIALLSCAAAESVAGPYSYPLGTKGPGDTPPIDPGVPGFVGIDGDGAANLNGANTHNYVNAAFAGWCSAATHYYRCDGGEGFSNPSAAEGPVSGDHANPVEVVSLGDLDQEAINAGDPPGSIVLLFDAPIFDGEGQDFAVFENGFVNISNAAFFAELAYVEVSSDGVDFLRFPSVSLTSSPVGEYGGLQGQNVYNLAGKHGNAYDKSWGTPFDLSSLTNSAACASYSDGVITTTYGATIDLNAITHIRIVDIPGSGDFYDEASSLTDPETGNPYPGHHPVYDAWHTWGSGGFDLDAVGAIHARGWHHIAVTFNKGGYIHPYGVPAGKVAVSNGADRAFSIQPDPHYHLEDLRVDGVSFGTNLTAYTFTNVVGDTHTLEADFAPDRHRLTVAIEGAGEVTPGGGSHAYGSVVALTASAGPYARFSHWSGDLPGGADPSNALCSVTVSNDMALVAHFACEGAATSNGVPVAWLDENGLDGDRETAAASDTDHDGWAAWQEYVAGTSPTNPTPTLFRVSGWTRDGTAGTLLFDTMRYREYIIYGSTDLNDWSETVRCYGTGEPAEIALPESGPPVYYRVQIGIP
- a CDS encoding PEP-CTERM sorting domain-containing protein, encoding MKGHGLTRVLTVALLLAVAATSMAETWTTYTLPDNAGLFNTWALGHTTSGQFIYGDHGNLYVQDAFGGSSYTEYDNSPVAGTDPAFITTYDADTAVLGKGGWGASALVSFDPSDTGTAFSSGSFTLQGYRGVFHDETSMYIAGANGNEYTNGFGGFSNNLMYVALDGSTSKVIINDYSQYSCGFTKDSLGNLYVGDNDDGRVYKFTAAQISGAISGDALEITDGELICDFGLGGDIGSLAVDADGVLWGAGWGHTGLKCYDQDSESFYTWTPGYDTTAYLADTFSYGGSNYVGFASADGSDPGVDVMYGFAEVGAVPEPATMLLLLPGMGGILALRRRRFARARRVMAGHSATSGLVPATAGITERPRVEATAWMERMDRFVRKMHTVDPLGMDRFVRKMHTVDPLGTVLLAFDNILRR